CGGGCACCAGCACGAATTGCCATACCTGCCAATCCCAGAGGGGCCTGGCGATCGCCGCGGGCGGTTTCGCAAGCACTGAGTACCAGCAAATCCAACACGCGGTCAAATTCCGTCTGTTGCACCTGTAGCAGGCGCTCCAGATCGCGAATTCCCATCAGTTGGTCCCACAATAGTAGAAACGTATCTTGCATTTGCGAGCGAAATTCCCCGTGGGTGGCAATATGCAGGATAGAAAAAGGGGTTTTCTGTAGATTTTCTTTTAATTTTTTATAAGTCAAATCAGTGTTAACCAACAGTTGGTGGGGCAGCAGGGATTGAATGGTTTGCCATTCTTCCCGCACGCTATCCAACGCCACAAAATAGCGATCGCTGATGGTGCGGCTTCGATCGATACCAGCAATCAACGCTTTGGCCGTTGGGGAAGGGGTAGGGTCAGCCAGCATTCCCACCGCGGGAACCCGTGCGATCGCGTACTTTTCCAGCAAATAGTGCTCGCCGTCGTACAAAACCGACATGGGCACCCCAGCCAAAGCACCATCTAGTACAAACACGCAAGTATCAATATCTCCCAACCGGTCGGCAAACGGTGCCAGCAGCCAGCCGTATATCTGTTGCGAGAGGGTTTGTACGTCCACCGTGCGGTCGGGTTGCCGCAGGTAATTTTGCAAGCGTTGCAAAATGTCACCAGCATCGGCTTCGCCAACCCAAACCGTATGTCGGTGCAAACTACCATCGGGCAGCGACAGCAGCACTTCCAAGCGTTGGGGCAAGAAAATGGTATGCCAAACTCCGCTGTGGGGAGGAATTTCTGGGGAACCTGCTTGCAGCTGGGTATCTTGAAAAAAATGCTCCATTTTCAGCCGCTGCAATTGTTCGATGGTACGGCGTGCCTGGCGCAACTGCGACGGCGATCCCAATTCCCCTTGTGGTAATAGCAAAGCCACCAACTGCCGGTATACCGGTTCGATGCGATCGCGAAAATCCATTTGCAGGCGGGCGTAAGTCACCCCATCGCAGCAGCGCAGGGTTTGCAAAGTTTCCAACGCCTGGGAATAGGCAGCTACAGCCCCCTGACGATTGTCCCTTTGCCAGAGCAAACGTCCCTTTTGCCAGTACCATTGATAGCGCAGGCGATCGCTTTTGGTGGCTGCTGCCAGACGCAGGGCTTTTTGGGTGGATGCCAGGGCTAGTTCCCGATATTCTTCCCGTTCCTGCAACCAACCCATGGTTCCCCAAGCCCAAGACAGGGCCTGGCGGTCGTGCAAACTCTCTGCCCCTGCGATCGCTTGCTGGGTTTGTTGGTATAGCCGGCGAGAATGTTCCTGCCACGGCAGCCATGGTTGGCTTCTGGAAACGGAGGGAGGGTTCGCGACGAAGCACCCGTACGAGGGGTCTCGCTGTTGCAAACAAGCCAGCAACCGTACCCGTTCCAACTGCAGCAGCAAGGTGCGACGGGTTGCCGGCAAATCCTGCAAAGGAATGGCAATTTTCCCTGCCAGGCGTTGGGCTGCCTGCCATTGGGCTTGATTTTCCACCAAACGCAAGCGATGCAATTGGGCTTGAATCTGCAAAACCGGCAATTGGTGGGCGGCAGCAACTTGTTCCGCTTGTTGGTACAAATCGTCAGCCCGGGCGAGTTGTTGTTGGCGTCGGGCTAAATCTCCCAAACTGGATAAAATGGCACTTTCGCCGGCAGCTTGCCACCGGTATAAGCCAAATGGCGACCCTCGCAAAACAACCAAGGCACGTTCTAACGCTTGTTTGCCTTGGGATAAATTACCCGTTTGCTGCCACCACTTCCCCATCCAGTACCAAAGCTG
This window of the Geitlerinema sp. PCC 9228 genome carries:
- a CDS encoding CHAT domain-containing protein, coding for MHARWRRIWALLSGLVLVISLHGGSQLASTPASRELIFDPAFDSESVWVSSFETDDFLAAPSLVSEHLPALQKGKQAYRQGRLATALQWLQREERSQYQQKNWLDAALTQSWMALTYQQLGNTKAAHHAIAEGFQLLERSPAGEAADRIQGQLFNVRGQMQLHGGNPQTALAAWQQATKCYQALGDVWGTAIARVKQAQALYALQKNLAAADLLAEVWHSSNQQPDSPFKIQLWYWMGKWWQQTGNLSQGKQALERALVVLRGSPFGLYRWQAAGESAILSSLGDLARRQQQLARADDLYQQAEQVAAAHQLPVLQIQAQLHRLRLVENQAQWQAAQRLAGKIAIPLQDLPATRRTLLLQLERVRLLACLQQRDPSYGCFVANPPSVSRSQPWLPWQEHSRRLYQQTQQAIAGAESLHDRQALSWAWGTMGWLQEREEYRELALASTQKALRLAAATKSDRLRYQWYWQKGRLLWQRDNRQGAVAAYSQALETLQTLRCCDGVTYARLQMDFRDRIEPVYRQLVALLLPQGELGSPSQLRQARRTIEQLQRLKMEHFFQDTQLQAGSPEIPPHSGVWHTIFLPQRLEVLLSLPDGSLHRHTVWVGEADAGDILQRLQNYLRQPDRTVDVQTLSQQIYGWLLAPFADRLGDIDTCVFVLDGALAGVPMSVLYDGEHYLLEKYAIARVPAVGMLADPTPSPTAKALIAGIDRSRTISDRYFVALDSVREEWQTIQSLLPHQLLVNTDLTYKKLKENLQKTPFSILHIATHGEFRSQMQDTFLLLWDQLMGIRDLERLLQVQQTEFDRVLDLLVLSACETARGDRQAPLGLAGMAIRAGARSTLATLWQVNDESTAALMSEFYRQYLTQPQMGKAQALRRAQLHLWESSQRDWAAPFFWAPYVLVGRWM